Proteins encoded within one genomic window of Lynx canadensis isolate LIC74 chromosome B2, mLynCan4.pri.v2, whole genome shotgun sequence:
- the ZNF184 gene encoding zinc finger protein 184 isoform X2, giving the protein MKITEKTIPTWERGPINKDFEKSISVSSNLVTQETSAEETATKTSVKQNTNPVRKEKSCKCNECGKAFSYCSALIRHQRTHTGEKPYKCNECEKAFSRSENLINHQRIHTGDKPYKCDQCGKGFIEGPSLTQHQRIHTGEKPYKCDECGKAFSQRTHLVQHQRIHTGEKPYTCNECGKAFSQRGHFMEHQKIHTGEKPFKCDECDKTFTRSTHLTQHQKIHTGEKTYKCNECGKAFNGPSTFIRHHMIHTGEKPYECNECGKAFSQHSNLTQHQKTHTGEKPYDCAECGKSFSYWSSLAQHLKIHTGEKPYKCNECGKAFSYCSSLTQHRRIHTREKPFECNECGKAFSYLSNLNQHQKTHTQEKAYECKECGKAFIRSSSLAKHERIHTGEKPYQCHECGKTFSYGSSLIQHRKIHTGERPYKCNECGRAFNQNIHLTQHKRIHTGAKPYECAECGKAFRHCSSLAQHQKTHTEEKPYQCNKCEKAFSQSSHLTQHQRIHTGEKPYKCNECDKAFSRSTHLTEHQNTHTGEKPYNCNECRKTFSQSTYLIQHQRIHSGEKPFGCSDCGKAFRYRSALNKHQRLHPGI; this is encoded by the coding sequence atgaaaataacCGAAAAGACGATACCCACTTGGGAGAGAGGCCCTATAAACAAGGACTTTGAAAAAAGCATCAGTGTAAGCTCAAACCTTGTGACACAAGAAACATCTGCAGAAGAGACCGCTACTAAGACGAGCGTCAAACAGAATACAAACCCGGTCAGAAAAGAGAAATCTTGTAAGTGCAACGAATGTGGGAAAGCGTTCAGTTACTGTTCTGCTCTCATTCGCCATCAGAGGACGCACACCGGGGAGAAGccttacaaatgtaatgaatgtgaaAAAGCCTTCAGCCGGAGTGAAAACCTTATCAACCATCaaagaattcacactggagaTAAACCCTACAAATGTGATCAGTGTGGGAAGGGCTTCATTGAGGGTCCGTCTCTTACTCAACATCAAAGAATCCACACTGGAGAAAAACCCTATAAATGTGacgaatgtgggaaagccttcagtcaGAGGACCCATCTTGTGCAGCACCAGAGGATTCATACTGGGGAGAAACCGTACACCTGCAATGagtgtggaaaagccttcagcCAGAGAGGCCACTTTATGGAACATCAGAAAATTCACACGGGAGAAAAACCTTTCAAATGTGATGAATGTGACAAAACCTTCACCAGGAGCACGCACCTTACTCAGCATCAAAaaattcacactggagagaagacCTATAAATGCAACGAGTGCGGGAAGGCCTTCAATGGGCCCTCGACATTTATTCGTCACCACATGATCCATACTGGTGAAAAACCCTACGAATGCAacgaatgtgggaaagccttcagtcaGCACTCCAACCTCACCCAACATCAGAAAACACACACCGGGGAGAAGCCGTACGACTGCGCCGAATGCGGAAAGTCCTTCAGTTACTGGTCCTCCCTCGCTCAACATCTGAAAATTCACAccggagagaaaccttacaagtGCAACGAATGCGGGAAGGCCTTCAGTTACTGCTCGTCCCTGACGCAGCATCGGAGAATTCACACCAGGGAAAAGCCCTTTGAATGCAATGAGTGCGGAAAGGCTTTCAGTTATCTCTCCAACCTGAATCAACATCAGAAGACTCACACCCAGGAGAAAGCTTATGAATGTAaggagtgtgggaaagcctttattcGGAGTTCGTCTCTTGCTAAACACGAAAGAATTCACACCGGTGAGAAGCCCTATCAGTGTCACGAATGTGGGAAAACCTTCAGCTACGGCTCCTCCCTGATTCAGCACAGGAAGATACACACCGGAGAAAGACCTTACAAGTGTAACGAGTGCGGGAGAGCCTTCAACCAGAACATACACCTCACGCAACACAAGCGGATTCACACGGGAGCAAAGCCTTACGAGTGCGCGGAGTGTGGCAAAGCCTTCCGGCACTGTTCCTCTCTTGCTCAACATCAAAAGACTCACACGGAAGAAAAACCCTACCAGTGTAATAAATGCGAAAAGGCTTTCAGCCAGAGCTCTCACCTGACTCAGCACCAGCGAATTCACACGGGAGAGAAGCCCTACAAGTGCAACGAGTGTGACAAAGCCTTCAGCCGCAGCACGCACCTGACCGAACACCAGAACACGCACACGGGGGAGAAACCTTATAACTGTAACGAGTGCAGGAAGACTTTCAGCCAGAGCACGTACCTCATCCAGCACCAGAGGATTCATTCGGGAGAGAAGCCTTTTGGATGTAGCGACTGCGGGAAAGCCTTCCGATACCGCTCTGCTCTCAACAAGCACCAGAGACTGCACCCGGGCATATGA